TCTTTATTTTTCACCAGAATTAGATAAATAAAAGGAAGTATGAAGACTACAGATGTTATTCTTGATCCAATAGCCAGACCCATCATTAAGCCTGCAAGAGCATATTGTTTTTTAATGATAAAAAACCATGTAAGAAGGATAAATGCGAGGGCCCACATGTAATCCATGGTTACAGTGCTGTTAATCCATAAAATAGGTAAAAATATATATGTGATTACCAGCAGCCCCTTATTTTTTACATTCAGCTCTTTTAGAATTTTTGCAAATACTACAACCGAAATTAAAGATATGACCATCGTTGCTGCATTTGTAGCTATCCACCCATAATGAATCAGGAGTGCATTAAAATATTCTGGAAATGGATATCCTGGAAATCTTGAAGGGTGATAGACGTGGAAATAACTTAAATCAAATGCAGAGCCTGCAATTCTCCAGGCATCAGGATCAACTCCAAATCCTAAATTTAAAAAAGGAATTCTTGATAAAAGAAAGGATGTAATCAATACCATAATATACGGAATTTTTGTCCATTCAAGATCTAATAAATCATTTAAACTTATTCTATGCATTTTATCATCTTATTATTTCTAAGTAATAATTTTAGGAGATATATCCCCATTTTTATAGGCGTATGTTTACTCCCACAATATAATAATTTTGCAATAAAGTTATATCGTTTAAATACGAAGTTAGTTTAGATAAGATGTTAATAAGTAATAATATTTCAAAAAGAGATATCTCAATAACAATTGCGATTATAATAATTATATTTTTAGTAGGATTTGTTCTTAGAGTAGAATCTACTCAAATTTCAGGGATTCCAACTGATGAAAAAGGTTTTTATCAAGACCAAAATGGGCTTCCATACATGTATGAATTAGATTCATACTACAATTACCGGCTAACAGAAAATTATCTTGATCACGGCTATATTGGAGACACAATTATAAATGGTACTCAGTGGGATTTACACTCTTATTATCCTCCAGGAGTCCCAATGGATTATCCTCCATTCATAGTTTACCTTACAACACTCATCTATAAAATAGTAAATCTATTTTCCAGTACTCCTCTCCTTGTAGTCTGCTTCTGGTTACCTGCATTTATAGGCCCATTAAGCGGTGTAGTTGCATACCTTTTCGTGCGCAGGTTTACAAATGTATATGGGGCCACAGTAGCCGGAATATTAATGACAACTGCCCCCTTCTATTTTATCAGGACTGTTCCTGGCTGGTTTGACACAGATATGTTTAACATCATTTTCCCTCTATTAATTGTATGGTTCTTCTTTGAAGCAGTACACAGTGAAAACAACAGAAAACGCATTCTTTTTACAGTTTTGTCTGCAATTTCAATGTTATTCTTTGCAATATCATGGGAAGGCTGGCAATATTATTTCTATTTGATAGTTCTTTTCTCCATATGTTATATCATATGGAACCGGTTAAATAGGAAAAATATAAAGAACCTTTTATACATTGTTGGAGGGTTCTCTATTAGTACTTTACTGATGGTTGTAGTCTTAAACGGTTATTTAGATGTTATTACACTTTTTACAAGACCAATTCAACTTTTAGAGATGATTGGAAGTAGTAATATTTGGACCCCATGGCCAGATATTTATATTTCAGTCTCAGAACTCGCCAAACCAACATTAGAACATATAATTTCAGGTGTTGGAATTGCATTTTTTGGAGGAATATTTGGATTTATATGGATTTTTAGGGTTTTAATAAATGAAAATCTCAAAAAAAGATTTTTAAATAGAATGAGCTGGATTTTCTTTTCATTCCTTCTTTTATGGGCCATAATTGGGTTTTTTGCCCTTACAGAAGGTTCCAGATTTATATTACTTATTATACCTCCTCTTGTCCTGAGCACTGGGATCATGGCAGGGTTATGCGTTTCCTATCTAAATATCCTTAAAAACAGCAAAAAATTCAATATCTTTAAAAATAGGAAAAAATTGCCACAAATTATATCTATTATTATAATACTTCTGTTTGCAATTCCCGCAGTTGCAAACGTTTCAGCTAGTTATTCTAGCTTTATTCCAGGTACAGATGATGATCTTTGGACTGCCTGCCAATGGATTAACAACAACACATCCAATGAAACTGTGATTATTTCTGATTGGAGTTATGGACACCTTTTTACAGCAATTGCAGATCGTTCAGTTAGCTTTGATGGAAGATTAGGATACATAGAAACTTTACCTGCAAGAAACTATGAAAGCTCATATTCTTTTGGTAATAAATCGCCCAGTGTTTCAAGAGAATATTGGATTTATAGGGCTTTTGAAACAGATAACGAGAGTCTATCCATTGGTATTTTCAAAATGATTGCAACTAATGGAGATATAGGTTACTTAACTCTAGATAATTACACTAAAAATACTACAAAAACAGTAGAAATTTTAAACAACATTCTCGGACTTAATAAAGAAGAAGCCCTAACAGTGCTTATAACTGAGTACAAGTTAAATAAACAAGAAGCCCAAACTGTTTTAAATTACACCCATCCAAATAATCCGCGGCCTTTTGTACTTGTAACAACTGATGGCATGGTAGCTAAAGGTTACTGGACATTTTACTTTGGATCATGGAACTTCAATAAAAGAGAGGGGGATAATATAACCTATTCTGTTGGAAAAATAAATATAACTGATAATACATTTAACAGCAGTAATGGAATCTTAATGAATTTAAAAGCAGGAACTGCAACATGGAATGGACAAGTCCCCTACTCTGTTATAATAATTAAAAATAACAACATTAAAAAATATTATTCCAATAAAAACAGTGATTTTGACATTATACTTAATATAGACACTAATAAGTCAATTGTAGTTGATAAACGCTTTGAAAATTCATTATTTACCCGATTGGTACTTGAAAAAAGTAACTCAACAAATTTCCAACCAATATATAAAGACAATAAAACAGTAGTGTGGAAAACTTCATTCAACTCTTAAATTGGTGCCTCAATGCTTAAAAAAGAACATTTTATTAAGTTAGCTATTATTTTATTCATATTTTTTATTGGATTCAGCTTGAGAGTAGATTCATCTCATCTCCACGGAATTCCTAGTGATGAAAAAGCGTTTTACGAGGATCAAAACAGGCTCCCATACATGTATGATATGGATTCATATTATAATTACAGGATGACTCAAGATTATCTTGATCATGGTTATCTTGGAGATGCAGTTATAAATGGTACAGACTGGGATCTGCACTCATATTATCCTCCAGGAGTTCCAATAGATTATCCCCCACTTATTGCATACATTACCTCTTTTATTTACAAATTACTAAGCATATTTACTCCAGTATCTCTTTTGTCAGTTTCTTTCTGGATACCTGCTTTTATAGCTCCACTTTGTGGTATTCCTGCTTATTTCATTGTAAGTAGACTCACTAACGATTATGGGGGGATAGCTGCAGGTGTTTTAGCTGTTACTTCCCTCCTTTATTTTGTAAGGAGTGTTCCGGGTTGGTTCGATACAGATATGTTCAATGTTTTATTTCCACTTCTAATTATCTTATTTTTCTTTGAAGCATTTAAAAGCAATAATATTAAAACTCGTACTATTTTTGCATGCTTATCTTCAATTTCAATGTTTATTTTTGCCCTAGCATGGGACGGGTGGCAATATTTATTTTATATAATCTCAATTTTTTGCATTTTTTATGTATTGTGGAGAATAATAAAAAAGAAGGATATTAAAAAAATAGTTTATATATCTGGAATATTTATTTTAGGCAGTATATCGCTGATTTTTGTTTTTACAGGTATTTTAAATATTGTCAGCTTGATCTCTGGGATTTTTGAACTTATAAAAATAGCCGGAAATCAGGGTGTATGGGCTCCCTGGCCAAATGCATATATATTCATCACTGAACTGCAGCCGCCATCGTTAAAAGATGCAATAAATGGAATAGGCTTTGTTCTGTCTGGACTAACTATTCTCGGCATCTTTATAATATTTAAAGTTTTAAAAGATGAAAAGCTAAAAAAACGTTTTTTTAAATGAAATGAACTGGTTTTTTTATTCGTTTCTAATAATCTGGACAGTAATAGGTATTTGTTCTCTAAAAGAAGGTATTAGATTTATATTACTGCTTGTACCTCCACTTGTGATACTTGCAGGAATAACTATGGGAATTATTAAAGAATATTTCAATTATTTAGATAAAAAACAGCTGAATAAATTACTTTCTCTGTCTGTTCTCATAGTGATCGTATCATTAAGTGTCTTACCTGCTTATAATACATCTGCTGGTTTAGTTCCACGTATGAATGATGATCTTTGGGATACTGCAGTTTGGATTAACAATAACACATCTAATGATACGGTTGTTATATCCAGTTGGGTATACGGCCATTTCTTCTCTGCAGTAGCAGATCGTCCAGTTGTTTTTGACGGGAGATTAGGCTATATTGAAACTTTACCTGTAAGAAACTATGAAAATACACGTATTTTAAGTAATAAATCTCCCAGCGTTGCCAGAGAATATTGGATTGACAGGGCTTTTTCAACAAGTAATGAAAATTTATCCCTTGGAATTTTTAGAATGCTTGCTACAAGCGGAGATCTATCATGGTTAACCTTAGAAAGGTATACCCGAAATATGAGTAAAAGTGTTGAAATCTTAAATGAAATATTACCTGTTGATAGAAAAACTGCAGAAATCATACTTATAGATAATTACAGCTTAAGTCAAAGCCATGCAGATAATGTCTTAAAATATACACATCCAAATAACTCAAAACCATTTGTAGTGATAACTTACTCTAAAATGATCGATGGAGGATATTGGATATTTAATTTCGGAGAATGGAATTTTGAAATGGATAAATCCCCAAATTACTTTTATTCCTTCGGTAAAATTAAGGAATACCCTGATATCTTAAAAACTGATGATGGAATAGTTATGAACTTAAAGACACGATGGGTTAAATGGAATAATAACACTCCTTATTGTGTAATAATTATCGAAAATGGTAAAATAAAAAAAAGCTACCTCAATAAAACTAACAATTTTTGTGTTGTATTAAATATAGATGATAAAAAATCAGTTATTTTAGATAAACACTTTGAAAATTCCACATTTACCAAATTAATACTCGAAAAAAGTAATAACTATAATCTTAAATCTATTTATAAAATGAATGATGTAAATGTGTGGAAATTTCAAAAATCAAAATAACTCTTATTTTAATTTAATCGAATTAATTGTTTTATAGTTCCCTTTAATTATCCATGTGCATCGTATATTTGAATGCTGATGAAGTAGGCTTATATATTGAAAACATAGCTTAACAAGGATGCCACCAAAGAGTAAAATATATTCAACGATCTTTCCTCATCCCTATCTAAAAATTCACATTATAATTCCGCATAATATCAATATAATTAACATACAATTTAAATACAAAAATAGTTTCAAAAGGTTACTTCTTAATTGAAGTATTTTAATAAGTTTAAAATATTAGGAACACACCTTAAAAAAAGAAGTTACTATTTGAAATTAATTAAAAAATCAAACTATCAACTAATAATTAATAAAAAGTTAAAAAAAAATAAAGGCTACATCTTATTAATTGTCGAATCCTTTGCAGCGTCAACAACAGTTGATACATTTCCTGCAACAGACTGAGATATATCAAATATCCATTTTCCTGCTACAATAACCAGTATCACTAATGCTCCCATTATGAGAATCATTTCTGCGCTGATTTGAGCCTTATTATCCATAAAATGTAGCCCCTATTTCCATTTAAGATGGTATACTGCTTCTTACAGTGTTTACATCTTGTGCAGCGTTCAAGTTTGAGTTACTGCTGAAATATGCTCTGTAAATCAATAATGCAGCTATAGCTATAACGATGACACCACCGAAGAGTAAAATATATTCAGCTGCTCCCTGACCACCTTCATCTTTTAAAAACTCCATAATACAGCACCTCCATTTTAATTATGCATTTTTTTCTATACTTTTAATCATATATAAACTATTTGCATAATATTATTAAATCCACATATCATAATAGATTATTTAATACTATCATATATCATCTCCATTCATTTAAGTTTCTAATCTGTTCTATAACTTATTCTTAGTTCATGTATCATCATCACCACAGCATTAGTTTTTATATACTATTATGTGCATATTTTCACATATCAAATAAAAAGTGTTATCACATGTCAAAAAATCACAAACTAAAAGAGTTAACATTGAAAATGATTGGAGAAAACGAGCTCTCCAGGAAAAAACTTTTAGAAGAAATCCGAAAACAGTCTAATATTTCCGATAAGACATTAAATGAAATTTTAATGTCATTTTTAAAGGAAGGGAAAATATACATAACAGGCTATGACTTTGATGTCTATGATGGCATTAAAAGGATACAATCCATAAAAGCAGATGGCATTATCTTCAGCGTGATAAAGACAGATCCCCTTGATATAAATATATTAATAAATCAATTAGAAAGTGATGACCCTACGGAAGTAAAAAACGCGTCCCATAAACTTAAAATTATTTTTAGAGGAAAAATAGATGAAATGGAAAATAGTACATCCAAAGACTTGAATACAAATAATAAAGCTCTTCTATTTAACAGAATAATCTATTATTTAAATACTCAACCTCAAGATCAAAAAACTGTCCTAAAAAACAAACTGGCATGGAGCTTAAGCAGCGAAAAAGGATCAACAGACCTATTAAAAAACCTCATTAATTACATTGAGTCCCAAAGTGAATGATCAAAAAAATATTATGTCTAATAAACTAAAGTTCATTTGTATAATTATTTCATACTGCCCCTTACGCTCGGAATATCAGTTGCAGAGTTAAGTGGATTAGTACTATGTATATAATCTCTGTAGATTAAAAGTGCAGCTATAGCTATCGCAATAACACCACCGAAGAGTAAAATATATTCAGCTGCTCCCTGACCACCTTCATCTTTTAAAAACTCCATCATGCAATACCTCCATTTATGCCCTATTTTATGAATTGCTTACATATTATATAAAAACTTTGCATACGGTATGAATATTTAAGATTTTATTAGTAATTTAAATATATTCAAGCCATAATAAGTTAAAAGAATATTATATATTTGCTAAATATAAAAATTAATTAAATTATTTTAATGAAAACTACTTCGAGGATTAATTAATTATGAAAGTGCTTTTTATGACCTGTGGAATAGGTATGGGGCATGTTTCAAGAGATATTGCCCTTGCAAAAAGACTTGAAGAGAAAAATGTAGATGTTAATTTTGCAAGTTACGGTCCAGGCTATGAAATGTTATCAAAGCAGGGAAAGTATAAAATATTCAAATTACCCGACATACAGCTTTATGGAGGTAATGGTGAGCTTGATATCAAATACACTGCCAAAAAATCAATTAATATACCATTTATTTTCATTAAAAACATATACCATGAATTTAAAATCATAAAAGAACTTAAACCAGATATTGTGATTGGTGATTCACATTATTCAGCTCCCATTACATGCAGAATTCTCAAAATACCATGTATTTTGATAACAAATGAGTTAACACTTAATTTTGCAGAGCTTTATCCCGATAGAAAAATTATTGAATATGCTGAAAATGGACTTAAAAGATTCATCGAGAGTGT
This Methanobacterium bryantii DNA region includes the following protein-coding sequences:
- a CDS encoding glycosyltransferase family protein, producing MNWFFYSFLIIWTVIGICSLKEGIRFILLLVPPLVILAGITMGIIKEYFNYLDKKQLNKLLSLSVLIVIVSLSVLPAYNTSAGLVPRMNDDLWDTAVWINNNTSNDTVVISSWVYGHFFSAVADRPVVFDGRLGYIETLPVRNYENTRILSNKSPSVAREYWIDRAFSTSNENLSLGIFRMLATSGDLSWLTLERYTRNMSKSVEILNEILPVDRKTAEIILIDNYSLSQSHADNVLKYTHPNNSKPFVVITYSKMIDGGYWIFNFGEWNFEMDKSPNYFYSFGKIKEYPDILKTDDGIVMNLKTRWVKWNNNTPYCVIIIENGKIKKSYLNKTNNFCVVLNIDDKKSVILDKHFENSTFTKLILEKSNNYNLKSIYKMNDVNVWKFQKSK
- a CDS encoding class III signal peptide-containing protein yields the protein MDNKAQISAEMILIMGALVILVIVAGKWIFDISQSVAGNVSTVVDAAKDSTINKM
- a CDS encoding STT3 domain-containing protein, with the translated sequence MLISNNISKRDISITIAIIIIIFLVGFVLRVESTQISGIPTDEKGFYQDQNGLPYMYELDSYYNYRLTENYLDHGYIGDTIINGTQWDLHSYYPPGVPMDYPPFIVYLTTLIYKIVNLFSSTPLLVVCFWLPAFIGPLSGVVAYLFVRRFTNVYGATVAGILMTTAPFYFIRTVPGWFDTDMFNIIFPLLIVWFFFEAVHSENNRKRILFTVLSAISMLFFAISWEGWQYYFYLIVLFSICYIIWNRLNRKNIKNLLYIVGGFSISTLLMVVVLNGYLDVITLFTRPIQLLEMIGSSNIWTPWPDIYISVSELAKPTLEHIISGVGIAFFGGIFGFIWIFRVLINENLKKRFLNRMSWIFFSFLLLWAIIGFFALTEGSRFILLIIPPLVLSTGIMAGLCVSYLNILKNSKKFNIFKNRKKLPQIISIIIILLFAIPAVANVSASYSSFIPGTDDDLWTACQWINNNTSNETVIISDWSYGHLFTAIADRSVSFDGRLGYIETLPARNYESSYSFGNKSPSVSREYWIYRAFETDNESLSIGIFKMIATNGDIGYLTLDNYTKNTTKTVEILNNILGLNKEEALTVLITEYKLNKQEAQTVLNYTHPNNPRPFVLVTTDGMVAKGYWTFYFGSWNFNKREGDNITYSVGKINITDNTFNSSNGILMNLKAGTATWNGQVPYSVIIIKNNNIKKYYSNKNSDFDIILNIDTNKSIVVDKRFENSLFTRLVLEKSNSTNFQPIYKDNKTVVWKTSFNS
- a CDS encoding class III signal peptide-containing protein; protein product: MEFLKDEGGQGAAEYILLFGGVIVIAIAALLIYRAYFSSNSNLNAAQDVNTVRSSIPS
- a CDS encoding dolichyl-diphosphooligosaccharide--protein glycosyltransferase subunit STT3 encodes the protein MLKKEHFIKLAIILFIFFIGFSLRVDSSHLHGIPSDEKAFYEDQNRLPYMYDMDSYYNYRMTQDYLDHGYLGDAVINGTDWDLHSYYPPGVPIDYPPLIAYITSFIYKLLSIFTPVSLLSVSFWIPAFIAPLCGIPAYFIVSRLTNDYGGIAAGVLAVTSLLYFVRSVPGWFDTDMFNVLFPLLIILFFFEAFKSNNIKTRTIFACLSSISMFIFALAWDGWQYLFYIISIFCIFYVLWRIIKKKDIKKIVYISGIFILGSISLIFVFTGILNIVSLISGIFELIKIAGNQGVWAPWPNAYIFITELQPPSLKDAINGIGFVLSGLTILGIFIIFKVLKDEKLKKRFFK
- a CDS encoding class III signal peptide-containing protein is translated as MEFLKDEGGQGAAEYILLFGGVIAIAIAALLIYRDYIHSTNPLNSATDIPSVRGSMK